The following coding sequences lie in one Arachis ipaensis cultivar K30076 chromosome B03, Araip1.1, whole genome shotgun sequence genomic window:
- the LOC107629416 gene encoding crocetin glucosyltransferase, chloroplastic gives MHHHHVLLITYPAQGHINPSLQLAKRLINLGARVTVSTTVHVHRRMSDKPSIRGLSFVPFSDGYDDGFTTSDDSNYDHYMTEYQRRGTEFVTDLINSAAEEGQHPFTCVIYTFLQNWVAEAARAFHLPSVVLWPQPAVLLDIHYFYFHGYRDYINEKITKEPSSCSLELPGLPPLKPSCDLPSFYLESNNSTSKYRNSFIASLIEKQFRHLDQEVKPRILANTFEALEPDALRAVDDKLDVIPIGPLIPSAFLDVEKDGDGDSSYGGNIFKHSNDYVEWLDSQAEKSVVYVSFGSFCVLAKKQMEEMARALLDSRHPFLWVIREKVKKEKEKEKEEEEEEELSCREELEARGKIVEWCSQVEVLSHGSLGCFVTHCGWNSTMESLASGVPMVAFPQWVDQKTNAKLVEDVWKTGVRVDREEEEEEGVVEAGEIKRCLDVVMGSGEKAKELRENAEKWKRLAREAVKEGGSSEQNLRTFLHQVHDLLPQSR, from the coding sequence ATGCACCATCACCACGTCCTTCTCATCACATACCCCGCACAAGGCCACATAAACCCTTCCCTCCAGTTAGCAAAGAGGCTCATTAATTTAGGCGCACGTGTTACCGTTTCCACCACCGTCCACGTGCACCGCCGTATGTCCGACAAACCCTCCATCCGCGGCCTCTCCTTCGTCCCCTTCTCCGATGGCTACGACGATGGTTTCACCACCTCCGATGACTCCAACTATGACCACTACATGACCGAGTACCAGCGCCGCGGCACAGAGTTCGTCACCGATCTCATAAACTCCGCCGCCGAAGAAGGCCAGCACCCTTTCACTTGTGTAATCTACACCTTCCTACAAAACTGGGTGGCAGAGGCGGCGCGTGCGTTTCACCTTCCCTCGGTTGTGCTCTGGCCTCAACCAGCGGTGCTCTTGGACATCCACTACTTCTACTTTCACGGCTACCGTGACTACATCAACGAGAAAATTACCAAAGAGCCCTCGTCGTGTTCCTTGGAGCTTCCAGGGTTGCCGCCGTTGAAACCCTCATGTGACCTACCTTCGTTTTATTTGGAATCAAATAATTCGACAAGTAAGTATCGGAACTCTTTCATTGCTTCGCTGATTGAAAAACAGTTTCGACACCTTGATCAAGAAGTCAAACCAAGAATATTAGCCAACACCTTTGAAGCGTTGGAACCTGATGCCCTGAGGGCCGTTGATGATAAATTGGACGTGATACCAATCGGGCCGTTGATTCCGTCGGCGTTCTTGGACGTTGAAAAAGATGGCGATGGTGATAGTTCGTATGGCGGTAATATTTTCAAACACTCGAATGATTATGTAGAGTGGTTGGACTCACAGGCGGAGAAATCGGTGGTTTATGTGTCGTTTGGTAGCTTCTGTGTGTTGGCGAAGAAGCAGATGGAGGAAATGGCGCGTGCGTTGTTGGATTCAAGGCATCCATTCTTGTGGGTTATTAGGGAGAAagtaaagaaagagaaagagaaagagaaagaggaagaggaagaggaagagttaaGCTGCAGAGAGGAATTAGAAGCAAGGGGGAAGATAGTGGAGTGGTGCTCGCAGGTGGAGGTTTTGTCGCATGGATCGTTGGGATGTTTTGTGACACACTGTGGTTGGAATTCGACGATGGAAAGCTTAGCATCTGGGGTACCAATGGTGGCGTTTCCGCAGTGGGTGGACCAGAAGACGAATGCGAAGCTAGTAGAAGATGTGTGGAAGACAGGGGTGAGGGTGGAtcgtgaggaggaggaggaagaaggggTGGTGGAAGCTGGTGAAATAAAGAGGTGTCTGGATGTGGTGATGGGAAGTGGAGAGAAGGCGAAGGAACTGAGAGAGAATGCAGAAAAGTGGAAGAGGTTGGCGAGGGAAGCTGTGAAGGAAGGTGGCTCTTCGGAGCAGAATCTCAGGACTTTTCTTCATCAAGTGCATGACTTACTGCCTCAAAGTAGATGA